The following are from one region of the Gryllotalpicola protaetiae genome:
- a CDS encoding thiamine pyrophosphate-binding protein, with product MAITGGEAVVRALKALGVTQVFGVVGTAMLEVYDALHDESGIRYVGVRHEQNAVHMADGYARISGRPGVVFAGQPGPGVTNLISGLAEARLAFSPVVVIAGDTSTAQVDRDTFQEVDQKSILAPVTKRTVTVTSAARIGEYIREAFLVATAGRMGPVVVNIPSDLLSASVESVELPELPAQAASAPDPAAVESAARLLSEARRPLILAGAGVTWSRGNDALRAFAERLGAPVAASPGHGDALPNDFPLYVGQVGPRGNPVATELLEQADVVLALGTRLAYNTTLFKRSSLAPDVRIIQTDVEATALARYFPTALAVPADTRAFLEALCSADIEGQRDAQWIQSARTRRAELVAQRVQSAEEHSGALTPAVVYAALNAVLPRDTIVTIDTGTISLHAVDGMQVYLPPALLTPLDFGIVGFSYAAGLGAKLAAPSRPVLTVIGDGGFSMALIELATAADAGIHTITVVVDNGSWGAEKAYQRDFFEGRYTGSELANPDFAMIAAAYGAHGVTATTVAELQDAVRGALDAATSTVIAVPVDPDSITSFRKDSFPHRVATSSIGS from the coding sequence ATGGCGATAACCGGCGGCGAAGCGGTCGTGCGAGCGCTGAAGGCGCTCGGGGTGACGCAGGTGTTCGGAGTCGTCGGCACGGCGATGCTCGAGGTCTATGACGCGTTGCACGACGAGAGCGGCATCCGCTATGTCGGCGTACGGCACGAGCAGAACGCCGTGCACATGGCCGACGGCTATGCCCGCATCTCCGGGCGGCCCGGTGTCGTCTTCGCGGGGCAGCCGGGTCCGGGCGTGACGAACCTGATCAGCGGGCTCGCCGAGGCGCGGCTCGCGTTCTCACCGGTCGTGGTGATCGCCGGCGACACCTCGACGGCGCAGGTCGATCGCGACACCTTCCAGGAGGTCGACCAGAAGTCGATCCTCGCCCCGGTCACGAAGCGCACGGTGACCGTCACGTCGGCCGCACGCATCGGCGAGTACATCCGAGAGGCATTCCTCGTCGCGACCGCAGGACGCATGGGTCCGGTCGTCGTCAATATCCCGAGTGATCTGCTGTCGGCCTCTGTCGAGTCCGTCGAGTTGCCCGAGCTGCCGGCGCAGGCCGCATCGGCGCCCGACCCTGCTGCGGTCGAGTCGGCCGCGAGACTGCTCTCGGAAGCCCGTCGCCCGTTGATCCTCGCCGGAGCGGGCGTCACGTGGAGCCGAGGGAACGACGCGCTGCGCGCGTTCGCGGAGCGGCTCGGCGCTCCGGTCGCCGCATCGCCGGGCCACGGCGACGCGCTGCCGAACGATTTCCCTCTGTATGTCGGACAGGTGGGCCCGCGGGGCAATCCGGTCGCCACCGAGCTGCTGGAGCAGGCCGACGTGGTTCTCGCGCTGGGCACACGGCTCGCGTACAACACCACGCTCTTCAAGCGCAGCAGCCTGGCGCCGGACGTGCGCATCATCCAGACCGATGTCGAGGCGACGGCGCTCGCCCGCTACTTCCCGACCGCTCTGGCAGTCCCAGCCGACACGCGCGCGTTCCTTGAAGCGCTGTGCTCGGCCGACATCGAGGGTCAGCGCGATGCGCAGTGGATCCAGTCCGCGCGCACGCGCAGGGCTGAGCTGGTGGCGCAGCGCGTGCAATCGGCCGAGGAACACAGCGGCGCGCTCACCCCGGCAGTCGTCTATGCGGCGCTGAACGCGGTGCTCCCACGCGACACCATCGTCACGATCGACACCGGGACCATCTCACTGCACGCGGTTGACGGCATGCAGGTCTACCTGCCGCCGGCGCTGCTCACACCGCTTGACTTCGGAATCGTGGGCTTCTCGTACGCGGCCGGGCTCGGTGCCAAGCTCGCTGCGCCGTCCCGGCCCGTGTTGACCGTCATCGGCGACGGCGGCTTCAGCATGGCGCTCATCGAGCTTGCGACGGCCGCTGACGCCGGCATCCACACCATCACCGTGGTGGTTGACAACGGCAGCTGGGGCGCCGAGAAGGCCTATCAGCGCGACTTCTTCGAGGGACGCTACACGGGCTCGGAACTCGCGAACCCCGACTTCGCCATGATCGCCGCGGCGTACGGCGCACACGGCGTCACGGCGACGACCGTGGCGGAACTGCAGGATGCCGTTCGAGGCGCTCTTGACGCAGCGACCTCGACGGTGATCGCAGTTCCCGTCGACCCCGACAGCATCACGAGCTTCCGCAAGGACTCGTTCCCGCACCGCGTCGCCACTTCGTCGATCGGATCGTGA
- a CDS encoding thiamine pyrophosphate-binding protein → MKVYEALAAGFAREGVGVVYGLMGDANMKWLNAISASGIQVVNVRHEGAGLAMADGEARASGRVGVCTTTSGPGTSQLATTMLVASRARTPLVAFCGDVERGATDEPQYLDQKRFAEATEAGFVRLERGEDALRVVSDAFLLATSESRPVILSAPLDVQNLEVDLDSDDYVPARERRDPWPLAPHAAAIAAAAALIEESERIIIVAGRGAADAEPEIARLADKTGALLATSLLAKGFAADDPFNIGIVGLYATRTAIQLCQEADLVIGIGASLNTYTTEQGYLFPDAAFILADTKSDPVLWDGRAPDAVLRADAALAAEALLAAVSERSGRQGFRTDETRALIADADDDRSPVELDEGTVDPREVCRSVDRLVPGDFGLVLGSGHQTRFPTMILRRPRPFVIAQHHFGCIGQALTTGIGASFARGKAPVFTLEGDAGFMMHLAEFDTAVRYGVPILVIVMNDEAIGAEYQKSKATGLDESLTLIPAPDLGLVARALGGDGKLARSIAEVEAGLADFISAPRPYVLDVRISRTVLSIPYRRLWNGEDV, encoded by the coding sequence GTGAAGGTCTACGAGGCACTGGCCGCTGGATTCGCGCGGGAAGGCGTCGGCGTTGTCTACGGCCTGATGGGCGACGCCAACATGAAGTGGTTGAACGCGATCTCAGCGAGCGGCATTCAGGTGGTGAACGTACGCCACGAAGGCGCGGGTCTCGCCATGGCGGACGGCGAGGCGCGCGCATCCGGCCGGGTCGGCGTGTGCACGACGACGAGCGGACCCGGAACCTCGCAGCTGGCCACGACCATGCTCGTCGCGAGTCGGGCTCGAACCCCGCTCGTCGCCTTCTGCGGCGATGTGGAGCGCGGCGCGACCGACGAGCCTCAGTACCTCGACCAGAAGCGCTTCGCCGAGGCCACGGAAGCCGGGTTCGTCCGCCTCGAGCGCGGCGAGGATGCCTTGCGAGTTGTCTCCGACGCGTTCCTGCTCGCCACGAGCGAGTCCCGCCCCGTCATCCTCTCGGCGCCGTTGGACGTTCAGAACCTGGAGGTCGACCTCGACTCGGACGACTACGTGCCCGCTCGCGAGCGCCGCGATCCGTGGCCGCTCGCCCCACACGCCGCTGCCATCGCCGCCGCTGCGGCGCTGATCGAAGAGTCCGAACGTATCATCATCGTCGCGGGGCGCGGCGCGGCCGACGCCGAGCCGGAGATCGCACGGCTCGCCGACAAGACGGGGGCCCTGCTCGCCACGTCGCTGCTGGCGAAGGGATTCGCAGCGGACGACCCGTTCAACATCGGGATCGTCGGGCTGTACGCGACGCGCACGGCCATCCAGCTCTGCCAGGAGGCCGATCTTGTGATCGGCATCGGCGCGAGTCTCAACACCTATACGACGGAGCAGGGCTACTTGTTTCCGGACGCCGCGTTCATCCTCGCCGACACGAAGAGCGACCCAGTCCTGTGGGACGGCCGTGCTCCTGACGCGGTGCTCCGGGCCGACGCCGCACTTGCCGCCGAAGCGCTGCTGGCCGCCGTTTCCGAGCGCTCGGGCCGGCAAGGATTCCGCACGGACGAGACCAGGGCGCTCATCGCCGACGCCGACGACGACCGCTCGCCCGTCGAGCTCGACGAGGGCACGGTGGATCCGCGTGAGGTGTGCCGGTCCGTTGATCGACTGGTGCCCGGTGACTTCGGCCTCGTCCTCGGCAGCGGGCATCAGACCAGGTTCCCCACGATGATCCTGCGCCGGCCGCGCCCGTTTGTGATCGCCCAGCACCATTTCGGCTGCATCGGCCAGGCGCTCACCACCGGCATCGGCGCAAGCTTCGCTAGGGGCAAGGCGCCGGTGTTCACGCTTGAAGGCGATGCCGGCTTCATGATGCATCTCGCCGAGTTCGACACGGCCGTGCGTTATGGGGTTCCGATCCTCGTGATCGTCATGAACGACGAGGCGATCGGCGCGGAGTACCAGAAGTCGAAGGCAACGGGACTCGATGAGTCGCTCACGCTGATCCCCGCGCCGGATCTGGGGCTCGTCGCTCGTGCGCTCGGCGGCGACGGGAAGCTGGCCCGCTCGATCGCCGAGGTCGAAGCGGGGCTTGCCGACTTCATCTCGGCCCCCCGGCCGTATGTGCTCGACGTGCGCATCTCGCGCACCGTGTTGAGCATCCCGTATCGCCGGCTCTGGAACGGCGAAGACGTGTGA
- a CDS encoding SRPBCC domain-containing protein, with amino-acid sequence MIRIAERVAVDASVDEVWKVLSDLPTVVSCIPGAELLGDGPDGFEVAITVRFGPMRIGFSGSGTVDFDERERSGRVEGKGRDRRGATKTTASGVFAVVPAGEAASEITADGEVRLSGPLVGVVERGAQFVVAGMARDFAKAVAARCGQEREVS; translated from the coding sequence GTGATCCGCATCGCCGAGCGCGTCGCGGTCGACGCCTCGGTCGACGAGGTGTGGAAGGTGCTCTCCGATCTGCCGACGGTGGTTTCGTGCATTCCCGGCGCCGAACTGCTGGGTGACGGACCGGACGGGTTCGAGGTCGCGATCACCGTCCGCTTCGGCCCGATGCGGATCGGCTTTTCGGGATCCGGGACCGTGGACTTCGACGAGCGCGAGCGCAGCGGCCGGGTTGAAGGAAAGGGGCGCGATCGCCGCGGAGCCACCAAGACGACGGCGTCGGGCGTCTTCGCCGTCGTCCCAGCGGGCGAAGCGGCATCGGAGATAACGGCCGACGGCGAGGTGCGGCTCTCAGGGCCTCTGGTCGGGGTCGTCGAGCGTGGCGCGCAGTTCGTCGTCGCCGGCATGGCGCGCGACTTCGCCAAGGCTGTCGCCGCCAGGTGCGGTCAGGAGAGGGAAGTGTCGTGA
- a CDS encoding MaoC/PaaZ C-terminal domain-containing protein — MSSDLTTLVGRSSEEREFVWDDRLVRLYSLAVGAASDDPTGPELVFAAPGDASSNAMLPSFAVLPGADARRSLDLHELGESTPVHAGQSIRILQPLRREGRLVSTARISAVWDKGSGALVEIESVSRDAVTDKVVVVNNSATFAPGAGGFGGERGPSVPAAHVEVDADAVVSLDTRPEQALLYALLGDENPLHWNPEVAAAAGFERPILHGLCTFAIALRAVVSALDITDPSLLRDTSARFSAPVIPGERLSVSVWRTPYGARFRATKADGTVVLDRGVASLGTSTGAKP, encoded by the coding sequence ATGAGCTCAGACCTCACGACGCTGGTCGGACGCAGCAGCGAGGAACGCGAGTTCGTATGGGACGACAGGTTGGTGCGCCTCTACTCCCTCGCCGTGGGAGCAGCATCCGACGACCCGACCGGCCCTGAACTCGTCTTCGCGGCTCCTGGCGATGCATCCTCGAACGCGATGCTGCCAAGCTTCGCCGTTCTTCCCGGCGCGGACGCGAGGCGCTCGCTCGACCTTCACGAGCTGGGCGAGAGCACGCCGGTGCATGCCGGGCAGTCGATCCGGATCCTTCAGCCCCTGCGCCGTGAGGGCAGGCTCGTCTCCACGGCGCGCATCTCCGCAGTGTGGGACAAAGGCTCCGGCGCCCTGGTGGAGATCGAGTCCGTCTCGCGGGACGCGGTCACCGACAAAGTCGTCGTCGTCAACAACTCGGCGACTTTTGCTCCCGGTGCTGGCGGTTTCGGAGGCGAACGCGGGCCGAGCGTTCCCGCGGCCCATGTCGAGGTCGATGCCGACGCGGTCGTGTCCCTCGACACCCGGCCCGAGCAAGCGCTCCTCTACGCGCTGCTCGGCGATGAGAATCCGCTGCACTGGAATCCTGAGGTAGCCGCCGCAGCCGGTTTCGAGCGGCCGATTCTCCACGGCCTGTGCACTTTCGCGATCGCCCTTCGTGCAGTCGTCTCCGCGCTCGATATCACTGACCCGTCGTTGCTGCGCGACACCTCAGCGAGGTTCAGCGCACCGGTCATCCCGGGGGAGCGGCTCTCGGTCTCGGTATGGCGAACGCCCTACGGAGCACGTTTCCGTGCGACGAAGGCCGATGGCACTGTCGTGCTCGACCGTGGTGTCGCGTCCCTCGGGACCAGCACGGGAGCGAAGCCGTGA
- the tcuB gene encoding tricarballylate utilization 4Fe-4S protein TcuB yields the protein MPQLGPSSFDEAARQLNICNSCRYCAGYCPVWPALERRVDLTPADVTHLANLCHDCRDCYLACMYTPPHEFGVNPPKIFAEERTSTYHRFIWPAARVRDASGTVVAIVATAVVAALLAVLSWLSTNGTAFEATDGSAYAVIRHDLLLVLVSAPAVYALIVLAVAAARYWRFTHGPLGALMHGRSWIRALREALTLRHQTGADEGCTYPGDRPTMSRRVLHQFVMVGFFLTFLSTTAAAFEQYFLALLPPYPYASVPVISGLVGGVAQIVGCIGLLRLKRLSDPDQGTSVMRRADVSFLWSLIVLNGTGLLVLFTRTTPLFGEILVVHLAAVIVAFSVAPYTKFVHFIFRTLAIYKNVLEGQAQQTEPAQRAR from the coding sequence ATGCCACAGCTCGGGCCATCATCATTCGACGAGGCGGCGCGGCAGTTGAACATCTGCAACTCGTGCAGATACTGCGCCGGCTATTGCCCCGTCTGGCCGGCACTCGAGCGCCGCGTCGATCTCACTCCGGCGGACGTCACACATCTGGCGAATCTCTGCCACGACTGCCGTGACTGCTACCTCGCATGCATGTACACGCCGCCGCACGAGTTCGGGGTCAACCCCCCCAAGATCTTCGCCGAAGAGCGCACCAGCACCTATCACCGTTTCATCTGGCCGGCCGCGCGCGTGCGTGACGCGTCCGGCACGGTCGTCGCGATCGTCGCGACGGCCGTTGTGGCCGCGCTTCTCGCCGTCTTGAGCTGGCTGAGCACCAACGGGACGGCGTTCGAGGCGACAGACGGCTCGGCATACGCCGTCATCCGTCACGACCTGCTTCTCGTCCTCGTGTCAGCACCGGCCGTCTATGCCCTCATCGTGCTGGCCGTCGCGGCGGCGCGATACTGGCGCTTCACACACGGACCGCTCGGCGCGCTGATGCACGGGCGGAGCTGGATCCGAGCGCTTCGGGAAGCACTCACCCTGAGGCACCAGACAGGGGCCGACGAGGGCTGCACCTATCCGGGTGACCGCCCGACGATGAGCCGGCGCGTGCTCCACCAGTTCGTTATGGTCGGGTTCTTCCTGACCTTCCTCTCGACGACCGCCGCGGCGTTCGAACAGTACTTTCTCGCCCTGCTCCCGCCGTATCCCTATGCGTCGGTCCCGGTGATCAGCGGTCTTGTCGGAGGAGTGGCGCAGATCGTCGGATGCATCGGGCTGCTGCGTCTCAAGCGCCTCAGCGATCCCGATCAGGGGACGTCGGTGATGAGGCGGGCGGACGTCTCGTTCCTCTGGTCGCTGATCGTCCTCAACGGCACGGGGCTCCTCGTGCTGTTCACGCGCACGACGCCCCTGTTCGGTGAGATCCTCGTCGTCCATCTGGCTGCGGTGATCGTCGCCTTCTCCGTCGCGCCGTACACGAAGTTCGTGCACTTCATCTTCCGAACGCTCGCGATCTACAAGAACGTGCTCGAGGGTCAGGCGCAGCAGACGGAACCCGCCCAGCGCGCGAGGTAG
- a CDS encoding SDR family oxidoreductase, translated as MGLCDGRVAVVTGAGRGIGREHALALARAGARVVVNDIGAAVDGSGGSGGPAAQVVAEIEAAGGRAVANTDDISDFEAAGRVIQSALDAFERLDVVVNNAGILRDRMLVNMTPEEWDAVIRVHLRGTFAMAQQAAAHWRSQSKAGHEVDARIINTTSNSGLFGNPGQANYGAAKAGIAGFTVIAALELERYGVTVNAISPGADTRMTVGVLPEGAPGADGFDPRDPANISPLVVWLASPRSRAVTGQVFLVRGSSVAIAERWRKGAEVVTDGRWDPAALGELVPDLIASTTSVTSALS; from the coding sequence ATGGGCTTGTGTGACGGGCGTGTCGCGGTCGTGACCGGTGCCGGGCGTGGAATCGGGCGGGAGCACGCTCTCGCGCTCGCTCGAGCGGGAGCGCGAGTGGTGGTCAATGACATCGGTGCAGCGGTCGACGGCTCGGGCGGTTCGGGCGGCCCGGCGGCCCAAGTGGTCGCCGAAATCGAGGCCGCGGGCGGTCGAGCTGTCGCCAACACGGACGATATCTCGGACTTCGAGGCGGCCGGCCGGGTCATCCAGAGCGCACTCGATGCTTTCGAGCGCCTCGACGTCGTCGTGAACAACGCCGGGATCCTGCGTGACCGGATGCTGGTCAACATGACCCCGGAGGAGTGGGATGCGGTCATCCGCGTTCACCTTCGCGGCACCTTCGCGATGGCTCAGCAGGCGGCGGCGCACTGGCGAAGCCAGAGCAAGGCCGGCCACGAGGTAGATGCCCGGATCATCAACACGACCTCAAATTCCGGGCTGTTCGGGAATCCGGGCCAGGCGAACTATGGCGCCGCGAAAGCCGGCATCGCGGGCTTCACAGTGATCGCGGCGCTCGAGCTCGAGCGCTATGGGGTCACCGTGAACGCCATTTCGCCCGGGGCCGACACGCGCATGACCGTCGGTGTCCTGCCTGAGGGCGCGCCCGGCGCCGACGGGTTCGATCCGCGTGACCCGGCGAACATCTCCCCGCTCGTCGTCTGGCTGGCGAGCCCCCGCTCACGGGCGGTGACCGGGCAGGTCTTCCTTGTGCGCGGCTCATCGGTCGCGATCGCCGAGCGGTGGCGCAAGGGCGCCGAAGTCGTCACGGACGGCAGGTGGGACCCCGCTGCGCTGGGCGAACTGGTCCCCGATCTGATCGCCTCCACCACATCGGTGACGAGTGCGCTGTCATGA
- a CDS encoding ABC transporter substrate-binding protein, translating into MGMSVGRRWRRWVVAGMLPVAAVVLAACSQAASTPAASSAAPSVSATPDSAAEQALIAQAKQGGKVQLYTSVDPTTAATLANQFQQLYGIPVQVTRLVSGPLVARYTAEAQAGKPVADVVIAANEPFFADGLSKGWLLPMTSAQVPNIAQLPKTFQYDGSVGVGTSRLSGLAVNTQLVTSGAPTTWQQLTDAKWKGKMVTDDPRTIPVVLAQWQALDKKLGDSYLQKIAQQDVEWAPSLVTGVQEVAAGEKTLAFGINQGHVSPLISTAPNAPVTQPITYLKPVDVGFAWNAGVSAHSGNPAGGRLFINWLLTDQGQQLFNGATLSPSVLPAVTIPGAPPITKDFVDLTTNENIPTTEETRILNLLGLNK; encoded by the coding sequence ATGGGTATGAGTGTGGGGCGCCGGTGGCGGCGCTGGGTGGTCGCGGGGATGCTGCCTGTGGCCGCGGTGGTGTTGGCGGCGTGCTCGCAGGCGGCCTCGACGCCGGCGGCGAGCTCGGCGGCGCCGAGCGTGTCGGCCACGCCGGACTCCGCGGCGGAGCAGGCGCTGATCGCGCAGGCCAAGCAGGGCGGGAAGGTGCAGCTGTACACCTCGGTGGACCCGACGACGGCCGCGACGCTCGCGAACCAGTTCCAGCAGCTCTACGGCATCCCGGTGCAGGTCACCCGCCTGGTCTCCGGCCCGCTGGTGGCCCGCTACACGGCCGAGGCGCAGGCCGGCAAACCGGTCGCGGACGTGGTGATCGCCGCGAACGAGCCGTTCTTCGCCGACGGGCTCAGCAAGGGCTGGCTGCTGCCGATGACGAGCGCGCAGGTGCCGAACATCGCCCAGCTGCCCAAGACGTTCCAGTACGACGGCTCGGTGGGAGTCGGCACCTCCCGGCTCAGCGGCCTGGCGGTGAACACCCAGCTGGTGACCTCCGGCGCCCCGACGACCTGGCAGCAGCTCACCGACGCGAAGTGGAAGGGCAAGATGGTCACCGACGACCCGCGCACCATCCCCGTCGTCCTGGCCCAGTGGCAGGCGCTGGACAAGAAGCTCGGCGACTCCTACCTGCAGAAGATCGCCCAGCAGGACGTGGAATGGGCCCCCTCCCTGGTCACCGGCGTCCAGGAGGTCGCCGCCGGGGAGAAGACCCTCGCGTTCGGCATCAACCAGGGCCACGTCTCGCCCCTGATCAGCACCGCCCCCAACGCGCCGGTCACCCAGCCGATCACCTACCTCAAACCCGTCGACGTCGGCTTCGCGTGGAACGCCGGAGTCTCCGCCCACTCCGGCAACCCCGCCGGCGGACGCCTGTTCATCAACTGGCTCCTGACCGACCAAGGCCAACAACTCTTCAACGGCGCCACCCTCTCCCCCTCCGTCCTACCCGCCGTCACCATCCCCGGCGCACCCCCCATCACCAAAGACTTCGTCGACCTCACCACCAACGAGAACATCCCCACCACCGAAGAAACCCGCATCCTCAACCTCCTCGGACTCAACAAATGA
- the tcuA gene encoding FAD-dependent tricarballylate dehydrogenase TcuA, whose product MSGSMQDRVWDVVVIGGGNAALVSAMSARDEGAQVLVLERSDRLFRGGNSRHTRNIRCVHGDGSDWNTGAYAQEELWKDLCSVGTGPSNPELAMLTVEASRSVPDWMVAHGARFQRPLAGTLHLGRTNTFFLGGGKALLNSYYRTAEARGIHVLYEARVTELEFQGTRCVALRVDRADGEQVIKARSFVMASGGFEANIDWLRRYWGDAALNYLIRGPRTNDGTVLAALLASGAATAGDERGFHSVAVDARSPRFDGGIATRVDSIPFGVVLNNRAERFYDEGEDIWPKRYAIWGRNIAMQPDQIAYAFWDSQVQGRFLPPMYGSFSAPTIAGVADQLGIDGTAAEATITAFNRCVSPDARERVDPAGLDGVSAAATPPKSNWALPIDTAPFYGIPLRPGITFTYLGVKVDASARVQRADGAPFDNVFAAGEIMSGNILSTGYMAGFGMTIGTVWGRIAGRKAARNGRD is encoded by the coding sequence ATGAGCGGCTCCATGCAGGACCGGGTCTGGGACGTCGTGGTCATCGGGGGCGGGAACGCGGCCCTCGTCAGCGCGATGTCGGCTCGCGACGAAGGGGCGCAGGTGCTGGTCCTCGAGCGCTCGGATCGGCTCTTCCGCGGCGGCAACAGCCGGCACACGCGCAACATCCGTTGCGTCCACGGCGACGGGTCCGACTGGAACACCGGCGCGTACGCCCAGGAGGAGCTCTGGAAGGATCTCTGCAGCGTCGGCACCGGGCCGAGCAACCCTGAGCTCGCCATGCTCACGGTCGAAGCGTCGCGAAGCGTCCCCGACTGGATGGTCGCGCACGGCGCCCGCTTCCAGCGCCCACTGGCCGGCACACTGCACCTCGGCCGGACCAATACGTTCTTCCTCGGCGGCGGCAAGGCACTGCTCAACTCGTACTACCGCACGGCGGAGGCCCGCGGCATTCACGTCCTCTACGAGGCCAGGGTCACAGAGCTCGAGTTCCAGGGAACGCGCTGCGTCGCCCTGCGCGTCGACCGGGCCGACGGTGAGCAGGTCATCAAAGCGCGCAGCTTCGTGATGGCAAGCGGCGGATTCGAGGCGAACATCGATTGGCTGCGGCGGTACTGGGGGGATGCCGCACTCAACTACCTGATCCGCGGTCCTCGTACGAACGACGGCACGGTCCTGGCTGCGCTCCTCGCGTCGGGGGCGGCCACCGCGGGCGACGAGCGCGGATTCCACTCGGTGGCAGTGGACGCGCGCAGCCCCCGCTTCGACGGAGGGATCGCCACCAGAGTCGACTCGATCCCGTTCGGCGTGGTTCTGAACAATCGCGCCGAGCGCTTCTACGATGAGGGTGAGGACATCTGGCCGAAGCGCTATGCGATCTGGGGCAGGAACATCGCGATGCAGCCCGACCAAATCGCCTACGCGTTCTGGGACTCGCAGGTGCAGGGTCGATTCCTGCCGCCGATGTACGGATCGTTCTCGGCGCCGACGATCGCCGGCGTCGCCGACCAGCTCGGCATCGACGGCACCGCAGCCGAGGCCACGATCACCGCCTTCAACCGCTGCGTGTCCCCGGACGCGCGTGAGCGCGTCGACCCGGCCGGACTCGACGGCGTCTCGGCCGCAGCGACCCCCCCGAAATCGAACTGGGCGCTCCCCATCGACACCGCGCCCTTCTACGGGATCCCGCTTCGACCCGGCATCACCTTCACCTATCTCGGCGTGAAGGTCGACGCGAGCGCGCGAGTCCAGCGAGCTGACGGCGCCCCGTTCGACAACGTCTTCGCCGCGGGAGAGATCATGTCGGGCAACATCCTGTCCACCGGCTACATGGCCGGCTTCGGAATGACCATCGGAACAGTCTGGGGCCGGATCGCCGGCAGGAAGGCGGCGAGAAATGGCCGCGATTAA
- a CDS encoding MBL fold metallo-hydrolase, whose product MEQIDDGVWSLEQPFSGTMPFTVAYLLVGRDGGITVIDPGERSDGNLTRLEKACERLGYALRDIRLVIGTHLHRDHVALVDDLRAAAGCEFAFGAVEWGAMQSLVSGEAETTWLRRYEDWGIPARARAELIELPAPAVPFSREPDRLLADGETIALTGRRLRVITTPGHTPGHLCMWDPDSRLVFTGDHILPFTYSGLGLGGVYSPGAVSDYLSSLDAVAQLPARCGLPGHEAPFPNVAARAGDLARHQLQRGGEVTAALDAGLESVWAIAATLTWSAGWENLHGFHLRSALAQTAMHLESLRRNDCVDAEAR is encoded by the coding sequence GTGGAGCAGATCGACGATGGCGTCTGGAGTCTTGAGCAGCCCTTCTCAGGGACGATGCCGTTCACGGTCGCCTACCTGCTCGTGGGCCGCGACGGCGGCATCACCGTCATCGACCCCGGCGAGCGGAGCGACGGCAATCTGACGCGGCTCGAAAAGGCCTGCGAACGGCTCGGATACGCCCTGAGGGACATCCGTCTGGTCATCGGCACGCACCTTCATCGTGACCATGTGGCGCTCGTCGACGACCTCCGTGCCGCAGCGGGATGCGAGTTCGCGTTCGGCGCGGTCGAGTGGGGCGCCATGCAATCCCTCGTGTCAGGCGAGGCCGAGACCACGTGGCTTCGACGCTACGAAGACTGGGGAATCCCCGCTCGCGCTCGCGCAGAGCTCATCGAGCTGCCGGCCCCTGCAGTTCCGTTCTCACGGGAACCCGACCGGCTGCTCGCCGATGGGGAGACGATCGCGCTCACCGGCCGCCGACTGCGTGTGATCACGACACCGGGCCACACGCCTGGACATCTGTGCATGTGGGATCCCGACAGCCGCCTCGTGTTCACAGGCGACCACATCCTTCCCTTCACGTACTCGGGCCTTGGCCTCGGCGGGGTGTACTCACCGGGCGCCGTCAGCGACTATCTGAGCTCACTCGACGCCGTGGCACAGCTGCCGGCCCGATGTGGCCTGCCCGGCCACGAAGCGCCGTTCCCCAATGTCGCGGCTCGTGCCGGTGATCTCGCGCGACATCAATTGCAGCGCGGCGGCGAGGTCACGGCTGCCCTGGATGCCGGTCTCGAGTCGGTGTGGGCGATCGCCGCGACGCTGACGTGGAGCGCAGGGTGGGAGAACCTGCACGGCTTCCATCTCAGGTCGGCTCTCGCGCAGACTGCGATGCATCTCGAGTCGCTCCGACGGAACGACTGCGTCGACGCGGAGGCCCGATGA